In a genomic window of Mustela nigripes isolate SB6536 chromosome 8, MUSNIG.SB6536, whole genome shotgun sequence:
- the STX2 gene encoding syntaxin-2 isoform X1, producing MRDRLPDLRACRKDDDGDTSVVVEKDHFMDDFFHQVEEIRNSTAKIAQYVEEVKKNHSIILSAPNPEGKIKEELEDLNKEIKKTANKIRAKLKSIEHSVNQDESGSRASVDLRIRRTQHSVLSRKFVEVMTEYNEAQTLFRERSKGRIQRQLEITGRATTDDELEEMLESGSPSVFTADIISDSQITRQALNEIESRHKDIMKLETSIRELHEMFTDMAMFVETQVVCHGRRAGRNDQQHRKERDERHRLRGARKRGDEESREVPQQSQTENDVHYYLCNCFACDPWNCPSNNVVIATMSREPLSSESDHTCSKSAASCSMTEPQMLRPVALGADRFLVKERAYLNRMHHSGKV from the exons tgTAGAAAAGATGACGATGGGGACACAAGTGTTGTTGTTGAAAAGGATCATTTCATGGATGATTTCTTCCACCAG GTTGAGGAGATCAGGAACAGTACAGCTAAAATAGCTCAGTACGttgaagaagtaaagaaaaaccaCAGCATCATACTTTCTGCACCAAACCCAGAAGGAA aaataaaagaagaacttgAAGATCTgaacaaagaaatcaagaaaactgCGAACAAAATCCGAGCCAAGTTGAAGT CGATTGAGCACAGTGTCAATCAGGATGAGAGTGGGAGCCGGGCTTCGGTGGATCTTCGCATCCGGAGAACCCAG CATTCCGTACTATCTCGGAAATTTGTGGAAGTTATGACAGAATATAATGAGGCACAGACTCTATTCCGGGAGCGGAGCAAAGGACGGATACAACGTCAGCTAGAAATAA CTGGAAGAGCCACGACGGATGACGAGCTGGAGGAGATGCTGGAGAGCGGGAGCCCTTCAGTCTTCACGGCGGAC atcatATCAGATTCTCAAATTACTAGACAAGCGCTCAATGAAATTGAGTCTCGTCACAAGGACATCATGAAGCTGGAGACCAGCATCCGGGAGCTGCACGAGATGTTCACGGACATGGCCATGTTCGTGGAGACCCAG GTTGTCTGCCATGGACGGAGAGCAG GGCGAAATGATCAACAACATAGAAAAGAACGTGATGAACGCCACAGACTACGTGGAGCGCGCAAAAGAGGAGACGAAGAGAGCCGTGAGGTACCGCAGCAGAGCCAGACGG AAAATGATGTTCATTATTATTTGTGTAATTGTTTTGCTTGTGATCCTTGGAATTGTCCTAGCAACAACGTTGTCATAGCAACCATGTCCCGAGAGCCACTCTCCTCGGAGTCAGACCACACCTGCAGCAAGTCTGCCGCCTCCTGTTCCATGACTGAGCCCCAGATGCTGCGACCTGTGGCGCTGGGTGCTGACCGTTTCTTAGTGAAGGAGAGGGCATATCTCAACAGGATGCATCATTCAGGGAAAGTCTGA
- the STX2 gene encoding syntaxin-2 isoform X3, with translation MRDRLPDLRACRKDDDGDTSVVVEKDHFMDDFFHQVEEIRNSTAKIAQYVEEVKKNHSIILSAPNPEGKIKEELEDLNKEIKKTANKIRAKLKSIEHSVNQDESGSRASVDLRIRRTQHSVLSRKFVEVMTEYNEAQTLFRERSKGRIQRQLEITGRATTDDELEEMLESGSPSVFTADIISDSQITRQALNEIESRHKDIMKLETSIRELHEMFTDMAMFVETQGEMINNIEKNVMNATDYVERAKEETKRAVRYRSRARRKMMFIIICVIVLLVILGIVLATTLS, from the exons tgTAGAAAAGATGACGATGGGGACACAAGTGTTGTTGTTGAAAAGGATCATTTCATGGATGATTTCTTCCACCAG GTTGAGGAGATCAGGAACAGTACAGCTAAAATAGCTCAGTACGttgaagaagtaaagaaaaaccaCAGCATCATACTTTCTGCACCAAACCCAGAAGGAA aaataaaagaagaacttgAAGATCTgaacaaagaaatcaagaaaactgCGAACAAAATCCGAGCCAAGTTGAAGT CGATTGAGCACAGTGTCAATCAGGATGAGAGTGGGAGCCGGGCTTCGGTGGATCTTCGCATCCGGAGAACCCAG CATTCCGTACTATCTCGGAAATTTGTGGAAGTTATGACAGAATATAATGAGGCACAGACTCTATTCCGGGAGCGGAGCAAAGGACGGATACAACGTCAGCTAGAAATAA CTGGAAGAGCCACGACGGATGACGAGCTGGAGGAGATGCTGGAGAGCGGGAGCCCTTCAGTCTTCACGGCGGAC atcatATCAGATTCTCAAATTACTAGACAAGCGCTCAATGAAATTGAGTCTCGTCACAAGGACATCATGAAGCTGGAGACCAGCATCCGGGAGCTGCACGAGATGTTCACGGACATGGCCATGTTCGTGGAGACCCAG GGCGAAATGATCAACAACATAGAAAAGAACGTGATGAACGCCACAGACTACGTGGAGCGCGCAAAAGAGGAGACGAAGAGAGCCGTGAGGTACCGCAGCAGAGCCAGACGG AAAATGATGTTCATTATTATTTGTGTAATTGTTTTGCTTGTGATCCTTGGAATTGTCCTAGCAACAACGTTGTCATAG
- the STX2 gene encoding syntaxin-2 isoform X4: MRDRLPDLRACRKDDDGDTSVVVEKDHFMDDFFHQVEEIRNSTAKIAQYVEEVKKNHSIILSAPNPEGKIKEELEDLNKEIKKTANKIRAKLKSIEHSVNQDESGSRASVDLRIRRTQHSVLSRKFVEVMTEYNEAQTLFRERSKGRIQRQLEITGRATTDDELEEMLESGSPSVFTADIISDSQITRQALNEIESRHKDIMKLETSIRELHEMFTDMAMFVETQVVCHGRRAGRNDQQHRKERDERHRLRGARKRGDEESREVPQQSQTATTLS, encoded by the exons tgTAGAAAAGATGACGATGGGGACACAAGTGTTGTTGTTGAAAAGGATCATTTCATGGATGATTTCTTCCACCAG GTTGAGGAGATCAGGAACAGTACAGCTAAAATAGCTCAGTACGttgaagaagtaaagaaaaaccaCAGCATCATACTTTCTGCACCAAACCCAGAAGGAA aaataaaagaagaacttgAAGATCTgaacaaagaaatcaagaaaactgCGAACAAAATCCGAGCCAAGTTGAAGT CGATTGAGCACAGTGTCAATCAGGATGAGAGTGGGAGCCGGGCTTCGGTGGATCTTCGCATCCGGAGAACCCAG CATTCCGTACTATCTCGGAAATTTGTGGAAGTTATGACAGAATATAATGAGGCACAGACTCTATTCCGGGAGCGGAGCAAAGGACGGATACAACGTCAGCTAGAAATAA CTGGAAGAGCCACGACGGATGACGAGCTGGAGGAGATGCTGGAGAGCGGGAGCCCTTCAGTCTTCACGGCGGAC atcatATCAGATTCTCAAATTACTAGACAAGCGCTCAATGAAATTGAGTCTCGTCACAAGGACATCATGAAGCTGGAGACCAGCATCCGGGAGCTGCACGAGATGTTCACGGACATGGCCATGTTCGTGGAGACCCAG GTTGTCTGCCATGGACGGAGAGCAG GGCGAAATGATCAACAACATAGAAAAGAACGTGATGAACGCCACAGACTACGTGGAGCGCGCAAAAGAGGAGACGAAGAGAGCCGTGAGGTACCGCAGCAGAGCCAGACGG CAACAACGTTGTCATAG
- the STX2 gene encoding syntaxin-2 isoform X2: MRDRLPDLRACRKDDDGDTSVVVEKDHFMDDFFHQVEEIRNSTAKIAQYVEEVKKNHSIILSAPNPEGKIKEELEDLNKEIKKTANKIRAKLKSIEHSVNQDESGSRASVDLRIRRTQHSVLSRKFVEVMTEYNEAQTLFRERSKGRIQRQLEITGRATTDDELEEMLESGSPSVFTADIISDSQITRQALNEIESRHKDIMKLETSIRELHEMFTDMAMFVETQGEMINNIEKNVMNATDYVERAKEETKRAVRYRSRARRQQRCHSNHVPRATLLGVRPHLQQVCRLLFHD; this comes from the exons tgTAGAAAAGATGACGATGGGGACACAAGTGTTGTTGTTGAAAAGGATCATTTCATGGATGATTTCTTCCACCAG GTTGAGGAGATCAGGAACAGTACAGCTAAAATAGCTCAGTACGttgaagaagtaaagaaaaaccaCAGCATCATACTTTCTGCACCAAACCCAGAAGGAA aaataaaagaagaacttgAAGATCTgaacaaagaaatcaagaaaactgCGAACAAAATCCGAGCCAAGTTGAAGT CGATTGAGCACAGTGTCAATCAGGATGAGAGTGGGAGCCGGGCTTCGGTGGATCTTCGCATCCGGAGAACCCAG CATTCCGTACTATCTCGGAAATTTGTGGAAGTTATGACAGAATATAATGAGGCACAGACTCTATTCCGGGAGCGGAGCAAAGGACGGATACAACGTCAGCTAGAAATAA CTGGAAGAGCCACGACGGATGACGAGCTGGAGGAGATGCTGGAGAGCGGGAGCCCTTCAGTCTTCACGGCGGAC atcatATCAGATTCTCAAATTACTAGACAAGCGCTCAATGAAATTGAGTCTCGTCACAAGGACATCATGAAGCTGGAGACCAGCATCCGGGAGCTGCACGAGATGTTCACGGACATGGCCATGTTCGTGGAGACCCAG GGCGAAATGATCAACAACATAGAAAAGAACGTGATGAACGCCACAGACTACGTGGAGCGCGCAAAAGAGGAGACGAAGAGAGCCGTGAGGTACCGCAGCAGAGCCAGACGG CAACAACGTTGTCATAGCAACCATGTCCCGAGAGCCACTCTCCTCGGAGTCAGACCACACCTGCAGCAAGTCTGCCGCCTCCTGTTCCATGACTGA